Proteins from one Prinia subflava isolate CZ2003 ecotype Zambia chromosome 4, Cam_Psub_1.2, whole genome shotgun sequence genomic window:
- the SREBF2 gene encoding sterol regulatory element-binding protein 2 isoform X1, with product MEGGDLAAESMDTLTELGDELTLGDIDEMLQFVSNQAGDFPDLFSDPLCSTFQGSSSSGTLEPQLQRSYSQVQLQTFPPPPASPQLQNLPVKAAQTTPPAPPRSAPVLQPRPSVQPQLQQQTVMITPTFSSASQTRIIQQPVIYQNAATSFQVLQPQVQSLVTSSQVQPVTIQQQVQTVQAQRVLTQAANGTIQTLTPATVQTVAAPQVQQVPVLVQPQIIKTDSLVLTTLKTEGSPVMAAVQNPALTALTAPIQTTALQTLVGSNGAILTTIPVMVGQEKVPIKQVPGGVKQPEPPKEGERRTTHNIIEKRYRSSINDKIIELKDLVMGTDAKMHKSGVLRKAIDYIKYLQQANHKLRHENMVLKLANQKTKLLKGIDLSSLVDNDVDLKIDDFNQNVLLMSPPASDSGSQAGFSPYSIDSEPGSPLLDDAKVKDEPDSPPVALGMVDRSRILLCALTFLCLSFNPLTSLLDARRTPESDSLVHHGSGRNVLTIESDAAGWFGWMMPTLVLWLVNGVIVLSVFIRLLVHGEPVTRLHSRSSVTFWRHRKQADLDLARGDFAAAASNLQTCLSVLGRALPASRLDLICSLSWNVIRYSLQKLALVRWLLKRTSHRWRAREATAGFEDEAKTSARDAALAYHKLHQLHITGKLPSSSAYSGLHMALCAVNLAECAEEKIPPSTMAEIHLTAAVGLKTRCGGKLGFLASYFLSQAQSLCSSERSAIPDSLRWLCHPLGQKFFVERSWTVKSAAKESLYCTQRNPADPIAQVHQAFCENLLERAVDSLVKPQTREEVAGQEEESSCEFSGAMEYLKLLNSFLDSMGSGAPPFASNSVLKSALGPDMVCRWWSAAVAMAVAWLRGDDAAVRSHFAEVERVPKSLEMSENALVKATFYMCKAMQASLSGKADGQQSTLGHCERASSHLWNSLNMSSGVSSTVLNNASWLLQMIQLLACDLLLSLRTSLWQKQANASQALGETYHASAPELTGFQRDLGSLRKLAHSFRPAYRKVFLHEATVRLMAGASPTRTHQLLEHSLRRRTPQSSKQGELDTLPGQRERATAILLACRHLPLSFLSSPGQRAVLLAEAARTLEKVGDKRSWNDCQQMIVKLSGGTAIAAS from the exons ATGGAGGGCGGCGACTTGGCCGCCGAGAGCATGGACACCCTGACTGAACTGGGAGACGAGCTCACCCTGGGCGACATCGACG AGATGCTGCAGTTTGTCAGTAACCAGGCAGGAGACTTTCCAGACCTGTTTTCGGATCCTTTGTGCAGCACcttccagggcagcagcagcagtgggactCTGGAGCCACAGTTGCAGCGGTCCTACAGCCAGGTGCAGCTCCAAACCTTCCCACCACCCCCTGCATCCCCCCAGCTCCAGAACCTGCCGGTGAAAGCAGCGCAGACgacacctccagcccctccacgCTCAGCCCCTGTCCTACAGCCACGGCCCTCAGTGCaacctcagctccagcagcagactGTCATGATTACACCAACATtcagctctgcttcccagaCCAGGATTATCCAGCAGCCAGTCATCTACCAGAATGCAGCCACAAGCTTCCAAG TTCTCCAGCCTCAAGTCCAGAGCCTGGTGACATCCTCCCAGGTTCAGCCAGTTACGATCCAGCAGCAGGTGCAGACAGTGCAGGCCCAGCGAGTGCTGACACAGGCTGCCAATGGCACCATCCAGACCTTAACGCCAGCCACTGTCCAGACAGTTGCTGCACCACAGGTCCAGCAAGTTCCA GTTCTCGTCCAACCTCAGATCATAAAAACGGATTCCCTGGTATTGACAACCCTGAAAACAGAAGGCAGTCCTGTTATGGCTGCAGTACAGaacccagcactgacagcactCACTGCTCCCATTCAgaccacagctctgcag ACCCTTGTTGGGAGCAATGGGGCCATTTTGACCACAATACCCGTGATGGTGGGACAAGAAAAGGTGCCTATCAAACAAGTTCCTGGGGGTGTCAAGCAACCTGAACCACCTaaagaaggagagaggagaacaACTCACAACATCATTGAAAAACGCTACCGGTCATCCATAAATGACAAAATCATTGAGCTGAAGGACCTTGTCATGGGGACAGATGCCAAG ATGCACAAGTCTGGAGTCCTGAGAAAAGCCATTGACTACATTAAATACCTGCAGCAGGCTAACCATAAGCTGAGGCACGAGAACATGGTTCTGAAGCTGGCTAACCAAAAAACCA agctgttgaAGGGCATTGACCTGAGCAGTCTGGTTGACAATGATGTAGATCTGAAGATAGATGACTTCAACCAGAACGTGCTGCTGAtgtctcctccagcctctgATTCAGGGTCCCAGGCTGGCTTCTCTCCATATTCCATTGATTCAGAGCCAGGAAGCCCACTCCTTGATGATGCAAAG GTTAAAGATGAGCCTGATTCTCCTCCTGTGGCGCTTGGTATGGTGGATCGCTCTCGAATACTCCTCTGCGCTCTCACATTCCTTTGTCTTTCCTTCAATCCACTGACATCCCTCCTGGATGCCCGCAGAACCCCTGAGTCCGACAGCCTGGTGCACCATGGCTCTGGCAGGAATGTGCTGACAATTGAATCAG ATGCAGCTGGTTGGTTTGGTTGGATGATGCCCACCCTAGTCCTGTGGCTTGTGAATGGAGTGATTGTACTGAGCGTGTTCATAAGGCTCCTTGTGCATGGAGAGCCGGTGACCCGGCTTCACTCAAGGTCCTCGGTCACCTTCTGGAGGCACCGCAAGCAAGCGGACCTAGATTTGGCACGG GGTGattttgctgcagctgcatcAAACCTGCAGACTTGCCTGTCAGTACTCGGACGAGCACTGCCAGCTTCCCGCCTGGACTTGATCTGCAGTCTATCCTGGAATGTGATCCGCTATAGCCTGCAGAAGCTGGCACTGGTGCGATGGTTGCTGAAGAGGACTTCTCATCGGTGGCGGGCAAGGGAGGCCACTGCAGGATTTGAGGATGAGGCCAAGACCAGCGCTCGGGACGCAGCCCTAGCATATCACAAGCTCCATCAGCTCCACATAacag GTAAACTTCCCTCCAGCTCAGCTTACTCAGGCTTGCACATGGCATTGTGTGCTGTGAATCTGGCTGAGtgtgcagaggaaaaaatcccacctaGCACAATGGCAGAAATCCACCTGACAGCTGCAGTTGGCTTGAAAACCCGCTGTGGAGGCAAGCTTGGTTTCCTAGCG AGCTACTTTCTAAGCCAGGCTCAAAGCCTGTGCAGCTCAGAGCGAAGTGCTATTCCTGACTCGTTGCGTTGGCTGTGCCACCCCCTGGGACAGAAGTTTTTTGTGGAGCGAAGCTGGACGGTGAAGTCTGCTGCGAAGGAGAGCCTGTACTGCACACAAAGGAATCCCG CGGATCCCATTGCACAAGTCCACCAGGCATTCTGTGAGAACCTGCTAGAGCGAGCAGTGGATTCACTTGTGAAACCTCAGACTAGGGAAGAGGTAGCGGGACAAGAGGAGGAGTCGTCATG TGAATTCTCGGGTGCCATGGAGTACCTGAAATTGCTCAACTCTTTCTTGGACTCAATGGGAAGTGGAGCCCCACCCTTTGCCAGCAATTCTGTACTCAAGTCTGCCCTGG GTCCTGACATGGTGTGCCGATGGTGGTCAGCAGCCGTGGCTATGGCAGTCGCTTGGCTCAGAGGGGATGATGCAGCTGTGAGGTCACATTTTGCAGAAGTGGAGCGCGTGCCAAAGTCCCTGGAGATGTCAGA GAATGCACTGGTGAAAGCTACCTTCTACATGTGTAAAGCCATGCAGGCCTCTCTGTCTGGGAAGGCAGATGGACAGCAGAGCACCCTGGGTCACTGTGAGAGGGCCAGCAGTCACTTGTGGAACAGTCTCAACATGAGCAGTGGTGTGTCCAGCACTGTCCTCAACAAT GCATCTTGGCTCTTGCAGATGATCCAGCTGCTGGCCTGTGACTTGTTGCTCTCCCTCCGCACCAGCCTGTGGCAGAAGCAGGCGAACGCCAGCCAGGCGCTGGGTGAGACCTACCACGCCTCAGCGCCCGAACTGACGGGCTTCCAGCGCGACCTTGGCAGCCTGCGCAAGCTGGCCCACAGCTTCAGACCCGCCTACCGCAAG gTCTTCCTCCATGAGGCCACTGTGCGCTTGATGGCAGGTGCCAGCCCTACCCGCACccaccagctgctggagcacagcttGAGGCGACGCACACCCCAGAGCAGCAAACAAG GTGAACTGGACACGTTGCCAGGCCAAAGGGAGCGAGCCACAGCCATCCTGTTGGCCTGTCGCCAtctccccctctccttcctgtCCTCGCCAGGCCAGCGAGCGGTGCTGCTGGCCGAGGCCGCCCGCACCCTGGAGAAAGTTGGGGACAAGCGCTCCTGGAATGACTGCCAGCAGATGATTGTCAAGCTCAGTGGGGGCACAGCCATTGCTGCCTCCTAA
- the SREBF2 gene encoding sterol regulatory element-binding protein 2 isoform X2: MEGGDLAAESMDTLTELGDELTLGDIDEMLQFVSNQAGDFPDLFSDPLCSTFQGSSSSGTLEPQLQRSYSQVQLQTFPPPPASPQLQNLPVKAAQTTPPAPPRSAPVLQPRPSVQPQLQQQTVMITPTFSSASQTRIIQQPVIYQNAATSFQVLQPQVQSLVTSSQVQPVTIQQQVQTVQAQRVLTQAANGTIQTLTPATVQTVAAPQVQQVPVLVQPQIIKTDSLVLTTLKTEGSPVMAAVQNPALTALTAPIQTTALQTLVGSNGAILTTIPVMVGQEKVPIKQVPGGVKQPEPPKEGERRTTHNIIEKRYRSSINDKIIELKDLVMGTDAKMHKSGVLRKAIDYIKYLQQANHKLRHENMVLKLANQKTKLLKGIDLSSLVDNDVDLKIDDFNQNVLLMSPPASDSGSQAGFSPYSIDSEPGSPLLDDAKVKDEPDSPPVALGMVDRSRILLCALTFLCLSFNPLTSLLDARRTPESDSLVHHGSGRNVLTIESDAAGWFGWMMPTLVLWLVNGVIVLSVFIRLLVHGEPVTRLHSRSSVTFWRHRKQADLDLARGDFAAAASNLQTCLSVLGRALPASRLDLICSLSWNVIRYSLQKLALVRWLLKRTSHRWRAREATAGFEDEAKTSARDAALAYHKLHQLHITGKLPSSSAYSGLHMALCAVNLAECAEEKIPPSTMAEIHLTAAVGLKTRCGGKLGFLASYFLSQAQSLCSSERSAIPDSLRWLCHPLGQKFFVERSWTVKSAAKESLYCTQRNPADPIAQVHQAFCENLLERAVDSLVKPQTREEVAGQEEESSCEFSGAMEYLKLLNSFLDSMGSGAPPFASNSVLKSALGPDMVCRWWSAAVAMAVAWLRGDDAAVRSHFAEVERVPKSLEMNALVKATFYMCKAMQASLSGKADGQQSTLGHCERASSHLWNSLNMSSGVSSTVLNNASWLLQMIQLLACDLLLSLRTSLWQKQANASQALGETYHASAPELTGFQRDLGSLRKLAHSFRPAYRKVFLHEATVRLMAGASPTRTHQLLEHSLRRRTPQSSKQGELDTLPGQRERATAILLACRHLPLSFLSSPGQRAVLLAEAARTLEKVGDKRSWNDCQQMIVKLSGGTAIAAS; the protein is encoded by the exons ATGGAGGGCGGCGACTTGGCCGCCGAGAGCATGGACACCCTGACTGAACTGGGAGACGAGCTCACCCTGGGCGACATCGACG AGATGCTGCAGTTTGTCAGTAACCAGGCAGGAGACTTTCCAGACCTGTTTTCGGATCCTTTGTGCAGCACcttccagggcagcagcagcagtgggactCTGGAGCCACAGTTGCAGCGGTCCTACAGCCAGGTGCAGCTCCAAACCTTCCCACCACCCCCTGCATCCCCCCAGCTCCAGAACCTGCCGGTGAAAGCAGCGCAGACgacacctccagcccctccacgCTCAGCCCCTGTCCTACAGCCACGGCCCTCAGTGCaacctcagctccagcagcagactGTCATGATTACACCAACATtcagctctgcttcccagaCCAGGATTATCCAGCAGCCAGTCATCTACCAGAATGCAGCCACAAGCTTCCAAG TTCTCCAGCCTCAAGTCCAGAGCCTGGTGACATCCTCCCAGGTTCAGCCAGTTACGATCCAGCAGCAGGTGCAGACAGTGCAGGCCCAGCGAGTGCTGACACAGGCTGCCAATGGCACCATCCAGACCTTAACGCCAGCCACTGTCCAGACAGTTGCTGCACCACAGGTCCAGCAAGTTCCA GTTCTCGTCCAACCTCAGATCATAAAAACGGATTCCCTGGTATTGACAACCCTGAAAACAGAAGGCAGTCCTGTTATGGCTGCAGTACAGaacccagcactgacagcactCACTGCTCCCATTCAgaccacagctctgcag ACCCTTGTTGGGAGCAATGGGGCCATTTTGACCACAATACCCGTGATGGTGGGACAAGAAAAGGTGCCTATCAAACAAGTTCCTGGGGGTGTCAAGCAACCTGAACCACCTaaagaaggagagaggagaacaACTCACAACATCATTGAAAAACGCTACCGGTCATCCATAAATGACAAAATCATTGAGCTGAAGGACCTTGTCATGGGGACAGATGCCAAG ATGCACAAGTCTGGAGTCCTGAGAAAAGCCATTGACTACATTAAATACCTGCAGCAGGCTAACCATAAGCTGAGGCACGAGAACATGGTTCTGAAGCTGGCTAACCAAAAAACCA agctgttgaAGGGCATTGACCTGAGCAGTCTGGTTGACAATGATGTAGATCTGAAGATAGATGACTTCAACCAGAACGTGCTGCTGAtgtctcctccagcctctgATTCAGGGTCCCAGGCTGGCTTCTCTCCATATTCCATTGATTCAGAGCCAGGAAGCCCACTCCTTGATGATGCAAAG GTTAAAGATGAGCCTGATTCTCCTCCTGTGGCGCTTGGTATGGTGGATCGCTCTCGAATACTCCTCTGCGCTCTCACATTCCTTTGTCTTTCCTTCAATCCACTGACATCCCTCCTGGATGCCCGCAGAACCCCTGAGTCCGACAGCCTGGTGCACCATGGCTCTGGCAGGAATGTGCTGACAATTGAATCAG ATGCAGCTGGTTGGTTTGGTTGGATGATGCCCACCCTAGTCCTGTGGCTTGTGAATGGAGTGATTGTACTGAGCGTGTTCATAAGGCTCCTTGTGCATGGAGAGCCGGTGACCCGGCTTCACTCAAGGTCCTCGGTCACCTTCTGGAGGCACCGCAAGCAAGCGGACCTAGATTTGGCACGG GGTGattttgctgcagctgcatcAAACCTGCAGACTTGCCTGTCAGTACTCGGACGAGCACTGCCAGCTTCCCGCCTGGACTTGATCTGCAGTCTATCCTGGAATGTGATCCGCTATAGCCTGCAGAAGCTGGCACTGGTGCGATGGTTGCTGAAGAGGACTTCTCATCGGTGGCGGGCAAGGGAGGCCACTGCAGGATTTGAGGATGAGGCCAAGACCAGCGCTCGGGACGCAGCCCTAGCATATCACAAGCTCCATCAGCTCCACATAacag GTAAACTTCCCTCCAGCTCAGCTTACTCAGGCTTGCACATGGCATTGTGTGCTGTGAATCTGGCTGAGtgtgcagaggaaaaaatcccacctaGCACAATGGCAGAAATCCACCTGACAGCTGCAGTTGGCTTGAAAACCCGCTGTGGAGGCAAGCTTGGTTTCCTAGCG AGCTACTTTCTAAGCCAGGCTCAAAGCCTGTGCAGCTCAGAGCGAAGTGCTATTCCTGACTCGTTGCGTTGGCTGTGCCACCCCCTGGGACAGAAGTTTTTTGTGGAGCGAAGCTGGACGGTGAAGTCTGCTGCGAAGGAGAGCCTGTACTGCACACAAAGGAATCCCG CGGATCCCATTGCACAAGTCCACCAGGCATTCTGTGAGAACCTGCTAGAGCGAGCAGTGGATTCACTTGTGAAACCTCAGACTAGGGAAGAGGTAGCGGGACAAGAGGAGGAGTCGTCATG TGAATTCTCGGGTGCCATGGAGTACCTGAAATTGCTCAACTCTTTCTTGGACTCAATGGGAAGTGGAGCCCCACCCTTTGCCAGCAATTCTGTACTCAAGTCTGCCCTGG GTCCTGACATGGTGTGCCGATGGTGGTCAGCAGCCGTGGCTATGGCAGTCGCTTGGCTCAGAGGGGATGATGCAGCTGTGAGGTCACATTTTGCAGAAGTGGAGCGCGTGCCAAAGTCCCTGGAGAT GAATGCACTGGTGAAAGCTACCTTCTACATGTGTAAAGCCATGCAGGCCTCTCTGTCTGGGAAGGCAGATGGACAGCAGAGCACCCTGGGTCACTGTGAGAGGGCCAGCAGTCACTTGTGGAACAGTCTCAACATGAGCAGTGGTGTGTCCAGCACTGTCCTCAACAAT GCATCTTGGCTCTTGCAGATGATCCAGCTGCTGGCCTGTGACTTGTTGCTCTCCCTCCGCACCAGCCTGTGGCAGAAGCAGGCGAACGCCAGCCAGGCGCTGGGTGAGACCTACCACGCCTCAGCGCCCGAACTGACGGGCTTCCAGCGCGACCTTGGCAGCCTGCGCAAGCTGGCCCACAGCTTCAGACCCGCCTACCGCAAG gTCTTCCTCCATGAGGCCACTGTGCGCTTGATGGCAGGTGCCAGCCCTACCCGCACccaccagctgctggagcacagcttGAGGCGACGCACACCCCAGAGCAGCAAACAAG GTGAACTGGACACGTTGCCAGGCCAAAGGGAGCGAGCCACAGCCATCCTGTTGGCCTGTCGCCAtctccccctctccttcctgtCCTCGCCAGGCCAGCGAGCGGTGCTGCTGGCCGAGGCCGCCCGCACCCTGGAGAAAGTTGGGGACAAGCGCTCCTGGAATGACTGCCAGCAGATGATTGTCAAGCTCAGTGGGGGCACAGCCATTGCTGCCTCCTAA
- the SREBF2 gene encoding sterol regulatory element-binding protein 2 isoform X3, giving the protein MEGGDLAAESMDTLTELGDELTLGDIDEMLQFVSNQAGDFPDLFSDPLCSTFQGSSSSGTLEPQLQRSYSQVQLQTFPPPPASPQLQNLPVKAAQTTPPAPPRSAPVLQPRPSVQPQLQQQTVMITPTFSSASQTRIIQQPVIYQNAATSFQVLQPQVQSLVTSSQVQPVTIQQQVQTVQAQRVLTQAANGTIQTLTPATVQTVAAPQVQQVPVLVQPQIIKTDSLVLTTLKTEGSPVMAAVQNPALTALTAPIQTTALQTLVGSNGAILTTIPVMVGQEKVPIKQVPGGVKQPEPPKEGERRTTHNIIEKRYRSSINDKIIELKDLVMGTDAKMHKSGVLRKAIDYIKYLQQANHKLRHENMVLKLANQKTKLLKGIDLSSLVDNDVDLKIDDFNQNVLLMSPPASDSGSQAGFSPYSIDSEPGSPLLDDAKVKDEPDSPPVALGMVDRSRILLCALTFLCLSFNPLTSLLDARRTPESDSLVHHGSGRNVLTIESDAAGWFGWMMPTLVLWLVNGVIVLSVFIRLLVHGEPVTRLHSRSSVTFWRHRKQADLDLARGDFAAAASNLQTCLSVLGRALPASRLDLICSLSWNVIRYSLQKLALVRWLLKRTSHRWRAREATAGFEDEAKTSARDAALAYHKLHQLHITGKLPSSSAYSGLHMALCAVNLAECAEEKIPPSTMAEIHLTAAVGLKTRCGGKLGFLASYFLSQAQSLCSSERSAIPDSLRWLCHPLGQKFFVERSWTVKSAAKESLYCTQRNPADPIAQVHQAFCENLLERAVDSLVKPQTREEVAGQEEESSCEFSGAMEYLKLLNSFLDSMGSGAPPFASNSVLKSALGPDMVCRWWSAAVAMAVAWLRGDDAAVRSHFAEVERVPKSLEMSENALVKATFYMCKAMQASLSGKADGQQSTLGHCERASSHLWNSLNMSSGVSSTVLNNMIQLLACDLLLSLRTSLWQKQANASQALGETYHASAPELTGFQRDLGSLRKLAHSFRPAYRKVFLHEATVRLMAGASPTRTHQLLEHSLRRRTPQSSKQGELDTLPGQRERATAILLACRHLPLSFLSSPGQRAVLLAEAARTLEKVGDKRSWNDCQQMIVKLSGGTAIAAS; this is encoded by the exons ATGGAGGGCGGCGACTTGGCCGCCGAGAGCATGGACACCCTGACTGAACTGGGAGACGAGCTCACCCTGGGCGACATCGACG AGATGCTGCAGTTTGTCAGTAACCAGGCAGGAGACTTTCCAGACCTGTTTTCGGATCCTTTGTGCAGCACcttccagggcagcagcagcagtgggactCTGGAGCCACAGTTGCAGCGGTCCTACAGCCAGGTGCAGCTCCAAACCTTCCCACCACCCCCTGCATCCCCCCAGCTCCAGAACCTGCCGGTGAAAGCAGCGCAGACgacacctccagcccctccacgCTCAGCCCCTGTCCTACAGCCACGGCCCTCAGTGCaacctcagctccagcagcagactGTCATGATTACACCAACATtcagctctgcttcccagaCCAGGATTATCCAGCAGCCAGTCATCTACCAGAATGCAGCCACAAGCTTCCAAG TTCTCCAGCCTCAAGTCCAGAGCCTGGTGACATCCTCCCAGGTTCAGCCAGTTACGATCCAGCAGCAGGTGCAGACAGTGCAGGCCCAGCGAGTGCTGACACAGGCTGCCAATGGCACCATCCAGACCTTAACGCCAGCCACTGTCCAGACAGTTGCTGCACCACAGGTCCAGCAAGTTCCA GTTCTCGTCCAACCTCAGATCATAAAAACGGATTCCCTGGTATTGACAACCCTGAAAACAGAAGGCAGTCCTGTTATGGCTGCAGTACAGaacccagcactgacagcactCACTGCTCCCATTCAgaccacagctctgcag ACCCTTGTTGGGAGCAATGGGGCCATTTTGACCACAATACCCGTGATGGTGGGACAAGAAAAGGTGCCTATCAAACAAGTTCCTGGGGGTGTCAAGCAACCTGAACCACCTaaagaaggagagaggagaacaACTCACAACATCATTGAAAAACGCTACCGGTCATCCATAAATGACAAAATCATTGAGCTGAAGGACCTTGTCATGGGGACAGATGCCAAG ATGCACAAGTCTGGAGTCCTGAGAAAAGCCATTGACTACATTAAATACCTGCAGCAGGCTAACCATAAGCTGAGGCACGAGAACATGGTTCTGAAGCTGGCTAACCAAAAAACCA agctgttgaAGGGCATTGACCTGAGCAGTCTGGTTGACAATGATGTAGATCTGAAGATAGATGACTTCAACCAGAACGTGCTGCTGAtgtctcctccagcctctgATTCAGGGTCCCAGGCTGGCTTCTCTCCATATTCCATTGATTCAGAGCCAGGAAGCCCACTCCTTGATGATGCAAAG GTTAAAGATGAGCCTGATTCTCCTCCTGTGGCGCTTGGTATGGTGGATCGCTCTCGAATACTCCTCTGCGCTCTCACATTCCTTTGTCTTTCCTTCAATCCACTGACATCCCTCCTGGATGCCCGCAGAACCCCTGAGTCCGACAGCCTGGTGCACCATGGCTCTGGCAGGAATGTGCTGACAATTGAATCAG ATGCAGCTGGTTGGTTTGGTTGGATGATGCCCACCCTAGTCCTGTGGCTTGTGAATGGAGTGATTGTACTGAGCGTGTTCATAAGGCTCCTTGTGCATGGAGAGCCGGTGACCCGGCTTCACTCAAGGTCCTCGGTCACCTTCTGGAGGCACCGCAAGCAAGCGGACCTAGATTTGGCACGG GGTGattttgctgcagctgcatcAAACCTGCAGACTTGCCTGTCAGTACTCGGACGAGCACTGCCAGCTTCCCGCCTGGACTTGATCTGCAGTCTATCCTGGAATGTGATCCGCTATAGCCTGCAGAAGCTGGCACTGGTGCGATGGTTGCTGAAGAGGACTTCTCATCGGTGGCGGGCAAGGGAGGCCACTGCAGGATTTGAGGATGAGGCCAAGACCAGCGCTCGGGACGCAGCCCTAGCATATCACAAGCTCCATCAGCTCCACATAacag GTAAACTTCCCTCCAGCTCAGCTTACTCAGGCTTGCACATGGCATTGTGTGCTGTGAATCTGGCTGAGtgtgcagaggaaaaaatcccacctaGCACAATGGCAGAAATCCACCTGACAGCTGCAGTTGGCTTGAAAACCCGCTGTGGAGGCAAGCTTGGTTTCCTAGCG AGCTACTTTCTAAGCCAGGCTCAAAGCCTGTGCAGCTCAGAGCGAAGTGCTATTCCTGACTCGTTGCGTTGGCTGTGCCACCCCCTGGGACAGAAGTTTTTTGTGGAGCGAAGCTGGACGGTGAAGTCTGCTGCGAAGGAGAGCCTGTACTGCACACAAAGGAATCCCG CGGATCCCATTGCACAAGTCCACCAGGCATTCTGTGAGAACCTGCTAGAGCGAGCAGTGGATTCACTTGTGAAACCTCAGACTAGGGAAGAGGTAGCGGGACAAGAGGAGGAGTCGTCATG TGAATTCTCGGGTGCCATGGAGTACCTGAAATTGCTCAACTCTTTCTTGGACTCAATGGGAAGTGGAGCCCCACCCTTTGCCAGCAATTCTGTACTCAAGTCTGCCCTGG GTCCTGACATGGTGTGCCGATGGTGGTCAGCAGCCGTGGCTATGGCAGTCGCTTGGCTCAGAGGGGATGATGCAGCTGTGAGGTCACATTTTGCAGAAGTGGAGCGCGTGCCAAAGTCCCTGGAGATGTCAGA GAATGCACTGGTGAAAGCTACCTTCTACATGTGTAAAGCCATGCAGGCCTCTCTGTCTGGGAAGGCAGATGGACAGCAGAGCACCCTGGGTCACTGTGAGAGGGCCAGCAGTCACTTGTGGAACAGTCTCAACATGAGCAGTGGTGTGTCCAGCACTGTCCTCAACAAT ATGATCCAGCTGCTGGCCTGTGACTTGTTGCTCTCCCTCCGCACCAGCCTGTGGCAGAAGCAGGCGAACGCCAGCCAGGCGCTGGGTGAGACCTACCACGCCTCAGCGCCCGAACTGACGGGCTTCCAGCGCGACCTTGGCAGCCTGCGCAAGCTGGCCCACAGCTTCAGACCCGCCTACCGCAAG gTCTTCCTCCATGAGGCCACTGTGCGCTTGATGGCAGGTGCCAGCCCTACCCGCACccaccagctgctggagcacagcttGAGGCGACGCACACCCCAGAGCAGCAAACAAG GTGAACTGGACACGTTGCCAGGCCAAAGGGAGCGAGCCACAGCCATCCTGTTGGCCTGTCGCCAtctccccctctccttcctgtCCTCGCCAGGCCAGCGAGCGGTGCTGCTGGCCGAGGCCGCCCGCACCCTGGAGAAAGTTGGGGACAAGCGCTCCTGGAATGACTGCCAGCAGATGATTGTCAAGCTCAGTGGGGGCACAGCCATTGCTGCCTCCTAA